In Archocentrus centrarchus isolate MPI-CPG fArcCen1 chromosome 16, fArcCen1, whole genome shotgun sequence, a single window of DNA contains:
- the LOC115794222 gene encoding LOW QUALITY PROTEIN: myelin-associated glycoprotein (The sequence of the model RefSeq protein was modified relative to this genomic sequence to represent the inferred CDS: substituted 2 bases at 2 genomic stop codons), with protein sequence MVYXCLPSSLIHFLPPLXGISVLQQVKCWSIRVPKTVTAVEGSCVVVPCQTEPHNRVIWYEYHNMKYPVVYDGLHPHEVEHQFRGRTKVLGKAAEGNCTLVIEDVSRADNHLRVYVWINPDSQTTQKFYNQIVTIFVDRSAPIISVQRKLVEGDIFQADCGIIYSCPSLPPSLQWNMNTFPENYTSVDFSMEMRGQWFHQKVLRGLATHLMHNSGINCSAKFRTFTTGSQHITLDISYKPVTVTLEMEKKDVVEGGSVIIDCAANSNPLPHTYSWFIRQLDQNRKIDSTQSKMSFSNITRDTSVSCMAFNDLGEQQSIWVDLDVQYPPVILPESLCHLKGNVLRCVCLVKASPNASIDWIIDGNYTHLSSVTSAFMNKKHAVSLEIQIPAKTQTNVSCTARNRLGSYTKQMSTESGSCKSSQR encoded by the exons atgGTATACTAATGTTTACCATCTTCTCTAATACACTTCCTCCCACCCCTTTGAGGCATCTCAGTTCTCCAGCAGGTGAAATGCTGGAGCATCAGGGTACCTAAAACAGTGACTGCTGTGGAAGGGAGCTGTGTTGTGGTACCGTGTCAGACAGAACCTCATAATCGAGTCATCTGGTACGAGTACCATAATATGAAGTATCCTGTTGTTTATGATGGACTTCATCCTCATGAAGTGGAACACCAGTTCAGAGGACGCACCAAAGTATTGGGCAAAGCTGCAGAGGGAAACTGCACCCTGGTGATTGAAGATGTGAGCAGAGCTGACAACCACCTACGTGTTTATGTGTGGATCAATCCAGACTCTCAGACAACTCAGAAATTCTATAATCAAATTGTAACTATTTTTGTTG ACAGAAGCGCTCCCATAATCTCCGTGCAGAGGAAATTAGTGGAAGGGGATATTTTCCAGGCTGACTGTGGCATTATCTACTCTTGCCCTTCCTTACCTCCATCACTTCAGTGGAACATGAACACATTTCCAGAAAATTACACTTCAGTGGATTTCAGCATGGAAATGCGGGGGCAATGGTTCCACCAAAAAGTACTGCGTGGACTAGCAACCCATCTAATGCATAACAGTGGGATTAACTGTTCTGCAAAGTTCAGAACCTTTACAACGGGTAGTCAACATATTACACTCGACATTTCAT ACAAGCCAGTCACTGTGACtctggaaatggaaaagaaagATGTGGTGGAAGGTGGCAGCGTCATCATTGACTGTGCTGCCAATAGTAACCCTCTGCCACACACATACTCATGGTTTATAAGGCAGTTAGACCAGAACAGGAAGATAGATTCAACTCAGAGTAAAATGTCCTTCAGCAACATTACACGAGATACATCTGTGTCCTGCATGGCTTTCAATGACCTTGGAGAGCAGCAGTCCATCTGGGTGGATCTGGATGTTCagt ACCCCCCGGTAATCCTACCGGAGTCCTTGTGCCACCTGAAGGGAAATGTTCTGAGGTGTGTCTGTTTGGTCAAGGCGTCCCCTAATGCTTCTATAGACTGGATTATTGATGGAAATTACACTCATTTGTCTTCAGTCACCTCTGCATTCATGAATAAGAAACATGCAGTCTCTCTGGAAATACAGATTCCAGCTAAAACTCAGACCAATGTATCTTGCACAGCCAGGAACCGACTCGGAAGTTACACTAAACAGATGTCTACAGAGTCAGGGTCATGTAAGTCGAGCCAAAGATGA